One part of the Anaeromyxobacter sp. Fw109-5 genome encodes these proteins:
- a CDS encoding adenosylcobalamin-dependent ribonucleoside-diphosphate reductase has translation MARLTDNALHVLERRYLLRDERGAVVETPGALFRRVARAVAAAEPPAERDRAAERFEARMSALEFLPNSPTLMNAGRAHGQLAACFVLPVEDDLAAIFDALKWAALIHQSGGGTGFAFSRLRPRGDVVKTTHGVASGPVSFMRVYDAATEIIKQGGVRRGANMAVLSAEHPDILEFVDAKRSHGLENFNLSVAAPDALFRAASRGDPWPLRHPRGGIVRNIDPRALLARIADSAWASGEPGLVFLDRVEAANPTPDLGHFEAVNPCGEQPLLPFEACTLGSVNLACFERSGRVDWDGLGACVRDGVRFLDDVLDVNVWPLPQIAEISHRNRKVGLGVMGWADLLVRLGIPYDSPDALAKADEVMGFVTREAHAASEALARERGAFPGFPTSALAHAGRPRRNATVTTIAPTGTLALIAGCSSGIEPLFALAYVRRALDDSELREEHPLVAEALRAAGADAALAAVRAAGRARGVPGVPPAVARLFATAHDVAPEAHVRMQAAFQRHTDNGVSKTINLPRSAAVDDVARAYALAYELGCKGITVYRDGSRERQVLTSGATRNGEECPQCASPLSRTGGCMTCARCGWASCETTE, from the coding sequence ATGGCGCGGCTGACCGACAACGCCCTGCACGTCCTGGAGCGCCGCTACCTGCTCCGCGACGAGAGAGGCGCGGTGGTGGAGACCCCCGGAGCGCTGTTCCGGCGCGTCGCCCGCGCGGTGGCGGCGGCGGAGCCTCCGGCGGAGCGCGACCGTGCCGCCGAGCGGTTCGAGGCCCGCATGTCGGCGCTGGAGTTCCTGCCCAACTCGCCCACGCTCATGAACGCCGGGCGAGCGCACGGGCAGCTCGCCGCGTGCTTCGTGCTGCCGGTGGAGGACGACCTCGCCGCGATCTTCGACGCGCTCAAGTGGGCGGCGCTCATCCATCAGTCGGGCGGCGGGACCGGGTTCGCGTTCTCGCGGCTCCGCCCGCGCGGCGACGTGGTGAAGACCACGCACGGCGTCGCGAGCGGTCCCGTGTCGTTCATGCGCGTCTACGACGCCGCGACGGAGATCATCAAGCAGGGCGGGGTACGCCGCGGCGCCAACATGGCGGTCCTGTCGGCCGAGCACCCGGACATCCTCGAGTTCGTGGACGCGAAGCGCTCCCACGGCCTCGAGAACTTCAACCTGTCGGTGGCCGCGCCCGACGCGCTCTTCCGGGCGGCGTCGCGGGGCGACCCCTGGCCGCTGCGGCATCCTCGCGGCGGGATCGTGAGGAACATCGATCCCCGCGCGCTGCTGGCCCGCATCGCGGACTCGGCGTGGGCGTCCGGGGAGCCGGGGCTCGTGTTCCTCGATCGCGTCGAGGCCGCGAACCCCACGCCGGACCTCGGGCACTTCGAGGCCGTGAATCCGTGCGGTGAGCAGCCGCTCCTGCCCTTCGAGGCGTGCACGCTGGGCTCGGTGAACCTCGCCTGCTTCGAGCGCAGCGGGCGGGTCGACTGGGACGGGCTCGGGGCGTGCGTGCGGGACGGCGTGCGGTTCCTCGACGACGTGCTCGACGTGAACGTGTGGCCGCTCCCGCAGATCGCGGAGATCTCGCACCGCAACCGCAAGGTCGGGCTCGGCGTCATGGGGTGGGCCGACCTGCTCGTCCGGCTGGGGATCCCGTACGATTCCCCGGACGCGCTCGCCAAGGCCGACGAGGTGATGGGGTTCGTCACCCGCGAGGCGCACGCCGCGAGCGAGGCGCTCGCGCGCGAGCGGGGCGCCTTCCCGGGGTTCCCGACGAGCGCCCTCGCCCACGCCGGCCGCCCGAGGAGGAACGCCACCGTCACGACCATCGCGCCGACCGGCACGCTGGCGCTCATCGCCGGGTGCTCGTCCGGGATCGAGCCGCTGTTCGCGCTCGCGTACGTCCGCCGCGCGCTCGACGACTCGGAGCTCCGCGAGGAGCACCCGCTCGTCGCGGAGGCGCTGCGCGCTGCAGGCGCCGACGCCGCGCTCGCGGCCGTCCGCGCCGCGGGACGCGCCCGAGGGGTCCCGGGCGTTCCGCCCGCGGTCGCGCGGCTGTTCGCGACCGCGCACGACGTCGCGCCGGAGGCGCACGTGCGGATGCAGGCGGCCTTCCAGCGCCACACCGACAACGGCGTGTCGAAGACCATCAACCTGCCGCGCTCGGCCGCGGTGGACGACGTCGCGCGGGCCTACGCCCTCGCGTACGAGCTGGGGTGCAAGGGGATCACCGTCTATCGTGACGGCTCGCGCGAGCGCCAGGTGCTCACGAGCGGGGCGACGCGGAACGGCGAGGAGTGTCCGCAGTGCGCCTCCCCGCTGTCGCGCACCGGCGGCTGCATGACGTGTGCGCGCTGCGGCTGGGCCAGCTGCGAGACGACCGAGTAG
- a CDS encoding response regulator transcription factor, which yields MRAVVADDHEVVRRGVRALVESHPGWTVCGEASNGREAVRLAQELRPDVVVLDVTMPELNGLEATREIRASVPDTEIILLTVHDSDQLLGQALDAGARGYVLKEDAARHLVDAIDALSKHAPYVPSRAAERPGNAAAQERNTVVSRGGRVTSLTQREREVLRLLAQGDSNREVAGQLSISAKTVETHRANVMRKLGASSIVDLVHYAIRNGIVEP from the coding sequence ATGCGCGCGGTGGTCGCGGACGATCACGAGGTGGTTCGGCGAGGCGTTCGAGCGCTCGTCGAGTCGCATCCGGGGTGGACGGTGTGTGGCGAGGCCTCGAACGGGCGAGAGGCCGTCCGGCTCGCGCAGGAGCTCAGGCCCGACGTGGTGGTCCTCGACGTCACGATGCCGGAGCTGAACGGGCTCGAGGCGACCCGCGAGATCCGCGCCTCGGTGCCGGACACCGAGATCATCCTCCTGACGGTCCACGACTCCGATCAGCTCCTGGGCCAGGCGCTCGACGCCGGCGCCCGCGGCTACGTGCTGAAGGAGGACGCCGCCCGTCACCTGGTCGACGCGATCGACGCCCTCTCGAAGCACGCCCCCTACGTCCCTTCGCGCGCCGCGGAGCGGCCCGGGAACGCGGCGGCGCAGGAGCGGAACACGGTCGTGTCGCGCGGCGGGCGCGTCACCTCGCTCACGCAGCGCGAGCGCGAGGTGCTCCGGCTCCTGGCCCAGGGCGACTCGAACCGCGAGGTCGCCGGCCAGCTCTCCATCAGCGCGAAGACGGTCGAGACGCACCGTGCGAACGTGATGCGCAAGCTCGGCGCCAGCTCGATCGTGGACCTCGTGCACTACGCCATCCGCAACGGCATCGTCGAGCCCTGA
- a CDS encoding GAF domain-containing sensor histidine kinase has translation MPPEPRSTSAPRADPIAAATEQLLAVGAADLDRAVDAVLREAGLHVRADRAAVFLFGTGESLALERSWSTPGMPPPATQLDAPWVRGEIEAGRVVALSSLDDLPSSAEAERRFAEANGIHAALFVPLSCAGHPVLGWAGFVSLSQERSWERELIADARRFGMLLAAALLRLRAERERDEQGRLQALALEVSAGFMELPAERVGEGVRRALRLAACALAAERASAWLLDEDGAGVRRVVSWPEDPADPDPRRMHQEKPWLDPVLLRHLREHRAYALAALEHLPPAATAERAQLRALGVGSLAAIPLRAGERALGWLAFSCRGPHAWPERTLSNALIVGDIVAAALARARDAERMRASELGALASRDLLQSTIDALSAHVAITDAAGTIVAVNAAWRRFADENGLALPRHALAASYLGECDAAAQNGCAEAAAVGAAIRALADARREDFRLEYACHGAQRPRWFQLRITRFEAGGATRLVFAHEEVTELKQSEERLHALTGQILHVQDAERRRIARELHDGVAQQVFALSLEIARARGRSEDEETSRSLDECEALCRTVLQDLRTVSHVLHPPMLDVTGLVPALDWFVRGFATRSGIDVTFTSEGVARLSPETELALFRVVQESLANVQRHSGSRFAQVGLTQADGEVVLVIRDQGRGIRLGPESLVGVGVGGMRERIRQLGGTLRIRGGDEGTEIRAVVPARLP, from the coding sequence ATGCCGCCCGAGCCCCGGTCGACCAGCGCGCCCCGCGCCGACCCGATCGCGGCCGCCACCGAGCAGCTCCTGGCGGTCGGCGCCGCCGACCTCGATCGGGCCGTCGACGCCGTGCTGAGGGAGGCCGGCCTGCACGTGCGGGCCGACCGCGCGGCGGTGTTCCTGTTCGGGACCGGCGAGAGCCTGGCGCTCGAGCGGAGCTGGTCCACGCCCGGCATGCCGCCGCCCGCGACGCAGCTCGACGCGCCGTGGGTGCGCGGCGAGATCGAGGCCGGGCGAGTGGTCGCGCTCTCGTCGCTCGACGACCTCCCATCCTCCGCCGAGGCCGAACGGCGCTTCGCGGAGGCGAACGGCATCCACGCGGCGCTGTTCGTGCCCCTCTCCTGCGCCGGTCACCCGGTGCTCGGGTGGGCGGGGTTCGTGAGCCTCTCGCAGGAGCGCTCCTGGGAGCGGGAGCTCATCGCCGACGCGCGGCGGTTCGGGATGCTCCTCGCGGCGGCCCTGCTGCGGCTGCGGGCGGAGCGGGAGCGCGACGAGCAGGGGCGGCTGCAGGCGCTTGCGCTGGAGGTCTCGGCGGGGTTCATGGAGCTGCCGGCCGAGCGCGTCGGCGAGGGCGTCCGCCGCGCCCTGCGCCTCGCGGCGTGTGCGCTCGCCGCGGAGCGCGCCTCCGCGTGGTTGCTCGACGAGGACGGCGCCGGGGTCCGGCGCGTGGTCTCCTGGCCGGAGGACCCGGCAGATCCCGACCCGCGCAGGATGCACCAGGAGAAGCCCTGGCTGGATCCGGTCCTCCTGCGGCACCTGCGCGAGCACCGCGCCTACGCGCTGGCCGCGCTCGAGCACCTCCCGCCGGCGGCCACGGCCGAGCGCGCGCAGCTGCGTGCGCTCGGCGTCGGCTCGCTCGCGGCGATCCCGCTCCGCGCCGGCGAGCGCGCCCTGGGCTGGCTCGCCTTCTCCTGCCGGGGGCCGCACGCGTGGCCGGAGCGCACGCTCTCGAACGCCCTCATCGTCGGCGACATCGTCGCGGCGGCGCTCGCGCGCGCCCGCGACGCGGAGCGGATGCGCGCGAGCGAGCTCGGCGCGCTCGCCTCGCGCGACCTGCTCCAGTCCACCATCGACGCGCTCTCGGCCCACGTCGCCATCACCGACGCCGCGGGGACGATCGTCGCGGTGAACGCCGCGTGGCGTCGCTTCGCCGACGAGAACGGGCTCGCGCTGCCGCGACACGCGCTCGCCGCGAGCTACCTCGGGGAGTGCGACGCGGCGGCGCAGAACGGCTGCGCGGAGGCGGCGGCGGTGGGCGCGGCGATCCGCGCCCTCGCGGACGCCCGGCGCGAGGACTTCCGGCTCGAGTACGCGTGCCACGGCGCGCAGCGCCCGCGCTGGTTCCAGCTGCGGATCACCCGCTTCGAGGCCGGCGGGGCCACCCGGCTCGTGTTCGCGCACGAGGAGGTCACCGAGCTGAAGCAGTCGGAGGAGCGGCTCCACGCGCTCACGGGACAGATCCTGCACGTGCAGGACGCCGAGCGGAGGCGCATCGCGCGGGAGCTGCACGACGGCGTGGCCCAGCAGGTGTTCGCCCTGTCGCTCGAGATCGCGCGCGCGCGGGGGCGCAGCGAGGACGAGGAGACGAGCCGCTCGCTCGACGAGTGCGAGGCGCTCTGCCGGACCGTGCTCCAGGACCTCCGCACCGTGTCCCACGTGCTGCACCCCCCGATGCTCGACGTCACCGGCCTCGTCCCCGCGCTCGACTGGTTCGTGCGCGGGTTCGCGACCCGCAGCGGGATCGACGTGACGTTCACCTCGGAGGGGGTCGCGCGGCTCTCCCCCGAGACCGAGCTCGCGCTGTTCCGGGTGGTCCAGGAGTCGCTCGCGAACGTGCAGCGGCACTCCGGCAGCCGCTTCGCGCAGGTGGGCCTGACCCAGGCGGACGGCGAGGTGGTGCTCGTCATCCGCGACCAGGGGAGGGGGATCCGGCTCGGGCCGGAGTCGCTCGTCGGGGTGGGCGTGGGCGGGATGCGCGAGCGCATCCGCCAGCTCGGCGGGACCCTCCGGATCCGCGGCGGCGACGAGGGGACCGAGATCCGCGCGGTCGTCCCGGCGCGGCTGCCGTGA